GTGATCCCCACGCGCAGGCTAACCGGGATATTGGCAATCATCCAGTAACGTACGCGGAAAATCGTCAGCAACAGCAGACCTACCGCACCCCAGAAGATAGCCCCCATACCGATCTGCCATGACAGGCCCATCGCGCCGACGACCACGAAAGCGAAGAATGCGTTCAGGCCCATAGCAGGCGCAAGTGCGACCGGCAGGTTAGCAAATAGCCCCATCAGGATGCTACCAAAGGCAGCAATAAGGCAGGTGGTAACAAAGACGGCGCTGGTATCCATGCCAGCCACGCCAAGAATTTGCGGGTTAACAAAAACGATATACACCATCGTCAGGAAGGTGGTTAAACCGGCGATCACTTCGGTCCGTGCCGTCGTGCCATGTTCGCGCAGTTTGAACACGCGTTCCAGCATCCCCTGGCCAGAAGCCTGGGTTGTGTGTTGTTGACTCATTATCAATTTCCGAACAAGGAGGGAAAATTCGTCGCTATCCTATACCAAAATGCGACAATAGGGTTGGGTTATGAGCAACTTTTTTCATTGATTTTGCTTATACGGCAACGATTGCGTCGCCCAATAATGCATTACGAAAACGTTAAACTTGTTAAAACGGAAATGACATGTCCCAGATAGAAGCCGTATTTTTTGACTGTGACGGTACCCTTGTCGACAGTGAAGTGATTTGTTCGCGCGCGTATGTCAGCATGTTCCAGGCATTCGGCATTACGCTCGATCTTGAAGAAATTTTCAAACGCTTCAAGGGGGTAAAGCTGTACGAGATCATCGACATTATCAACGAAGAGCACGGTGTCGAACTGGCAAAAGCCGATTTAGAACCGGTTTACCGCGCTGAGGTCGCACGTCTGTTCGATACGGAACTGGAGGTGATTGCCGGTGCCAATGCGCTGCTGGACAGCATGGCCGTACCAATGAGCGTGGTGTCTAACGGTCCGGTCAGCAAAATGCAGCATTCGCTGGGTAAGCTGGGCATGTTGCACCATTTCCCTGATTTACTGTTCAGCGGCTACGATATCCAACGCTGGAAGCCCGATCCGGCCCTAATGTTCCATGCGGCGAAAGCGATGGACGTTAACGTTGAGAACTGCATTTTGGTTGATGATTCCAGCGCAGGCGCGCAGGCGGGGATTGCGGCGGGGATGGAAGTGTTCTACTTCTGTGCCGATCCGCATAACAAACCGATCGATCATCCAAAAGTCACGACGTTTACCGATCTGGCACAGTTGCCGGAATTGTGGAAGGCGCGGGGTTGGGATATTACCCGTTAATTTTTTGTAGGCCCGGTAAGCTTGCGCCACCGGGCAATTGCCGGATGGCGCTGACGCTTATCCGGCCTACTTTCTGGATTTTTATCACTCTTTCGGATCTTTGCCCGCCAGCAGCTTATCCAGCTCATCGCCGCCCACGTGACGGAAGTCTTGTCCCTTCACGAAGTAGAAGATGTATTCGCAGATATTCTGGCAACGGTCGCCGATACGCTCGATAGAACGCGCGCAGAACAGCGCGGTCAGCACGCTTGGAATGGTACGCGGGTCTTCCATCATATAGGTCATCAGCTGACGCACGATGCCTTCATATTCCTGGTCAACTTTCTTATCTTCGCGATAAATACGTACCGCTTCGTCGAGATCCATACGCGCAAACGCATCCAGCACGTCATGCAGCATTTGTACGGTGTGGCGGCCCAGTGATTCCAGACTTACCAGCAGCGGCTGATGCTGTTGGGAGAATTTCTCCAGCGCGGTGCGGCAGATTTTATCCGCCACGTCGCCAATACGTTCCAGCTCTGCGATGGTTTTGATAATCGCCATCACCAGGCGCAGGTCGCTGGCGGTTGGCTGACGCTTGGCGATGATACGCACACAGGCTTCATCAATCGCCACTTCCATCATGTTGACGTTCTTATCGCCTTCAATGACGCGCTTCGCCAGCTCGCTGTCCTGGTTATGCATGGCGGTAATCGCATCAGAAAGCTGCTGCTCGACCATGCCGCCCATGGTCATCACCTGGGTACGGATGCTTTCCAGCTCTGCATTGAACTGGCCGGAAATATGTTTATTAAGGTTAAGGTTATCCACAACAAGCTCCTGAATCAGCCGTAACGACCGGTGATGTAGTCTTCAGTTTGTTTCTTCGCGGGCTTGGTGAACAGATCGTCCGTGTTGCTGAACTCAATCAACTCGCCCAGGTACATAAACGCCGTGTGATCGGAACAACGCGCAGCCTGCTGCATGTTGTGGGTTACGATAACAACGGTGTAATCCTCTTTCAGCTCGGTGATCAGCTCTTCGATACGCCCGGTAGAAATGGGGTCGAGCGCTGAACACGGCTCATCAAGCAGCAGCACTTCCGGACGAATGGCGATACCACGCGCAATACACAGACGCTGCTGCTGACCACCGGAGAGAGAGTACCCGCTCTGGTGTAATTTATCTTTGGTTTCGTTCCACAGTGCGGCCTTGGTCAATGCCCACTGCACACGTTCGTCCATATCGGCACGCGAGAGTTTCTCAAACAGACGCACACCAAAAGCGATGTTGTCGTAGATGGACATCGGGAACGGCGTCGGCTTCTGGAATACCATGCCCACTTTGGCACGCAGCAGAGCGATATCCTGGGTGTTGGTGAGAATATTGTCGCCATCCAGCAGAATTTCGCCTTCCGCACGCTGTTCCGGGTACAGTTCAAACATTTTGTTGAACGTACGCAACAGCGTCGATTTACCACAGCCTGACGGCCCGATAAACGCCGTTACCTGATTTTTAGCAATATCCAGGTTGATGTTCTTCAGGGCATGGAATTTGCCATAGTAGAAGTTCAAATCACGAACCTGAATCTTACCCGGAGCAGTATCAACCATACTCATCTCAATCTATTCCTTATCATGCCTGATGGCGCGCAGCTTATCAGGCCTACAAATATGTTCGACCGTAGGCCGGATAAGGCATTTACGCCGCCATCCGGCAACTCGTCTTAACCGTGTTTCTTCTTCGCGAAAATAACGCGCGCCAGAATGTTCAGCAGCAATACGCACAGAGTAATAATCAGCACCCCGGCCCAGGCCAGTTGCTGCCACTCAGCAAACGGACTCATCGCAAACTTAAAGATAGTGACCGGCAGGTTGGCGATAGGCTGCATCATGTCGGTGCTCCAGAACTGGTTGGAGAGCGACGTAAACAGCAGTGGAGCTGTTTCACCTGCGATACGCGCAATAGCCAGCAGAACGCCTGTAATGATGCCCGAGACAGACGCCTTCAGGGTGATCGCAGAAATCATCTTCCACTTCGGCGTACCCAGCGCATAGGCGGCTTCACGCAGGCTATCCGGCACCAGCTTGAGCATGTTCTCCGTGGTACGAATAACAATGGGCACCTGCAGCAGCGCCAGCGCGATAACGCCCGCCCAGCCGGAGAAGTGCTCCATTTTTGCTACCACGATGGTGTAAACGAACAGGCCAACTACGATTGATGGCGCAGACAACAGAATGTCGTTGATAAAGCGGATGACCTCAGCCAGCCAGGACTTACGTCCATACTCTGCCAGGTAGATGCCCGCCATAATACCAAGCGGTGTACCAAACACGGTTGCCCACAGAATTAACAGTCCGCTACCTGCCAGGGCGTTAGCCAGACCACCACCAGCCGTATTCGGCGGAGGTGTCATTTCGGTGAACAGCGCCAGCGACATACCGTCAATACCGCGGGTGATGGTGGACATCAGGATCCAGATCAGCCAGAACAGACCGAACGCCATGGTTGCCATGGAGAGCGTCAGCGCGATACGGTTCTTCAGGCGACGACGCGCCTGCATTTTACGGCGGGATTCCGCAAGCGCAGCGGTGTTTTGCATTTCAAGCGTAGCCATTAGCGTGCCCCCTCGTTCTTCGCAAGGCGCATGATCATGAACTTAGACGCCGCCAGCACGATGAAGGTGATCACAAACAGAATCAGACCCAGTTCCATCAACGCGGCAACGTGCAGCCCTGATTCCGCTTCGGCAAATTCATTCGCCAGCGCAGAGGTAATACTGTTGCCAGGCATGTACAGCGAGGCACTGTCGAGCTGGTAGGTGTTACCGATGATAAAGGTCACCGCCATGGTTTCACCCAGCGCGCGCCCCAAACCAAGCATCACACCGCCAATCACACCGTTTTTAGTGAACGGCAGGACGATGCGCCAGATAACTTCCCAGGTAGTACAACCGATACCGTAGGCTGACTCTTTCATCAGCACCGGCGTTTGTTCGAACACATCGCGCATAACCGCCGCAATGTACGGGATGATCATGATAGCGAGAATTACGCCAGCCGCCAGAATACCGATACCAAACGCCGGACCAGCAAACAGCGCGCCAACAAACGGAATGTTGGAAAGGATGTTCCCTACCGGTTCCTGGAAATACGTCGCAAACAGCGGAGCAAAGATAAACAGGCCCCACATGCCGTACACGATACTCGGAATTGCCGCCAGCAGTTCAATAGCGATACCCAGTGGGCGACGCAGCCAACCAGGTGCAAGTTCCGTCAGGAATAAAGCAATGCCGAAACTCACCGGAACGGCGATCAGCAGCGCGATGAGCGAGGTGACCAGCGTACCGTAAATCGGTACTAATGCACCGTAGATATCGTTTGGCGCATCCCATTCTTTTGTCCATAGAAAGGAGAAGCCAAA
The Citrobacter arsenatis DNA segment above includes these coding regions:
- the phoU gene encoding phosphate signaling complex protein PhoU; translated protein: MDNLNLNKHISGQFNAELESIRTQVMTMGGMVEQQLSDAITAMHNQDSELAKRVIEGDKNVNMMEVAIDEACVRIIAKRQPTASDLRLVMAIIKTIAELERIGDVADKICRTALEKFSQQHQPLLVSLESLGRHTVQMLHDVLDAFARMDLDEAVRIYREDKKVDQEYEGIVRQLMTYMMEDPRTIPSVLTALFCARSIERIGDRCQNICEYIFYFVKGQDFRHVGGDELDKLLAGKDPKE
- the pstA gene encoding phosphate ABC transporter permease PstA, translated to MATLEMQNTAALAESRRKMQARRRLKNRIALTLSMATMAFGLFWLIWILMSTITRGIDGMSLALFTEMTPPPNTAGGGLANALAGSGLLILWATVFGTPLGIMAGIYLAEYGRKSWLAEVIRFINDILLSAPSIVVGLFVYTIVVAKMEHFSGWAGVIALALLQVPIVIRTTENMLKLVPDSLREAAYALGTPKWKMISAITLKASVSGIITGVLLAIARIAGETAPLLFTSLSNQFWSTDMMQPIANLPVTIFKFAMSPFAEWQQLAWAGVLIITLCVLLLNILARVIFAKKKHG
- the pstB gene encoding phosphate ABC transporter ATP-binding protein PstB, giving the protein MSMVDTAPGKIQVRDLNFYYGKFHALKNINLDIAKNQVTAFIGPSGCGKSTLLRTFNKMFELYPEQRAEGEILLDGDNILTNTQDIALLRAKVGMVFQKPTPFPMSIYDNIAFGVRLFEKLSRADMDERVQWALTKAALWNETKDKLHQSGYSLSGGQQQRLCIARGIAIRPEVLLLDEPCSALDPISTGRIEELITELKEDYTVVIVTHNMQQAARCSDHTAFMYLGELIEFSNTDDLFTKPAKKQTEDYITGRYG
- the pstC gene encoding phosphate ABC transporter permease PstC codes for the protein MAATKPAFNPPGKKGDMIFSALVKLAALIVLLMLGGIIVSLVISSWPSIQKFGFSFLWTKEWDAPNDIYGALVPIYGTLVTSLIALLIAVPVSFGIALFLTELAPGWLRRPLGIAIELLAAIPSIVYGMWGLFIFAPLFATYFQEPVGNILSNIPFVGALFAGPAFGIGILAAGVILAIMIIPYIAAVMRDVFEQTPVLMKESAYGIGCTTWEVIWRIVLPFTKNGVIGGVMLGLGRALGETMAVTFIIGNTYQLDSASLYMPGNSITSALANEFAEAESGLHVAALMELGLILFVITFIVLAASKFMIMRLAKNEGAR
- the yieH gene encoding 6-phosphogluconate phosphatase → MSQIEAVFFDCDGTLVDSEVICSRAYVSMFQAFGITLDLEEIFKRFKGVKLYEIIDIINEEHGVELAKADLEPVYRAEVARLFDTELEVIAGANALLDSMAVPMSVVSNGPVSKMQHSLGKLGMLHHFPDLLFSGYDIQRWKPDPALMFHAAKAMDVNVENCILVDDSSAGAQAGIAAGMEVFYFCADPHNKPIDHPKVTTFTDLAQLPELWKARGWDITR